One window of Rhodothermales bacterium genomic DNA carries:
- a CDS encoding LacI family DNA-binding transcriptional regulator, with product MAITIYDIAERAGVSIATVSRVFSGRSRVADPTRERVFAVARALGYEPNVSARSLARQSTRVVAAVVPMLTSYFFMEVIRGVQDRLSEIDYDLLVYASRAPEEVDNQLARAVQKGRADGLLLCSTPLTDGRSRTLEACGLPVVLVDSAHPGFDSVSVNNRDGGYDATRHLLDQGYERIALIAPNPVSVPGIERREGYEAALREAGRPVDPRLIVTSAEVEQHGFTREAGYAAMQKLLALPVPPDAVFAASDVQALGALWAAHDAGLTVPDDLALIGFDDIRTSAYVGLSTLRQPMYDMGKLAIDKLIQRIAEPERPVSSTTFSAHLIARDTSTARSATPAGASTSPRTAYPRTESPTALSETP from the coding sequence TTGGCTATTACGATCTACGATATCGCCGAGCGCGCCGGGGTCTCCATCGCCACCGTGTCGCGCGTGTTCAGCGGCCGATCGCGCGTGGCCGACCCGACCCGGGAACGTGTCTTCGCCGTCGCCCGCGCGCTCGGGTACGAGCCGAACGTCTCCGCCCGCAGCCTCGCCCGCCAGAGCACGCGCGTCGTGGCCGCCGTCGTGCCGATGCTGACGTCGTACTTCTTCATGGAAGTCATCCGCGGCGTGCAGGACCGACTCTCCGAGATCGACTACGACTTGCTCGTCTACGCCTCGCGCGCGCCCGAAGAAGTGGACAACCAACTCGCGCGCGCCGTCCAGAAAGGCCGCGCCGACGGGCTCCTCCTCTGTTCGACGCCGCTCACCGACGGCCGATCCCGCACGCTCGAGGCCTGCGGCCTCCCGGTCGTCCTCGTGGACTCGGCGCACCCCGGCTTCGACTCCGTCTCGGTGAACAACCGCGACGGCGGCTACGATGCGACGCGCCACCTTTTAGACCAGGGCTACGAGCGGATCGCCCTCATCGCGCCGAACCCCGTCTCCGTGCCGGGCATCGAGCGGCGCGAGGGGTACGAGGCCGCGCTCCGGGAAGCCGGCCGGCCGGTGGACCCGCGCCTCATCGTCACGAGCGCCGAGGTGGAGCAGCACGGCTTCACACGGGAAGCGGGCTACGCCGCCATGCAGAAGCTCCTCGCCCTCCCCGTCCCGCCCGACGCCGTCTTCGCCGCCTCCGACGTCCAGGCCCTCGGCGCGCTCTGGGCCGCCCACGACGCCGGCCTCACCGTGCCCGACGACCTCGCCCTCATCGGCTTCGACGACATCCGCACGAGCGCCTACGTCGGCCTCTCGACGCTCCGGCAGCCGATGTACGACATGGGCAAGCTCGCCATCGACAAGCTGATCCAGCGGATCGCCGAGCCCGAGCGGCCCGTTTCGAGCACCACGTTCTCCGCCCACCTCATCGCCCGCGACACGAGTACCGCCCGCTCTGCCACGCCGGCCGGCGCCAGCACCTCGCCCCGCACGGCTTACCCCAGGACGGAGAGTCCGACCGCACTCTCCGAGACGCCCTAG